One Algoriphagus sp. Y33 genomic window, GCAATCTCTAGATACGTGTCGCTGGATCGGTAGAGATGCATATCCAGAGAATGTTCTGAATGAAGCTCCCCAAACAGCCAGGCAATTTCCTGAGATTCCCCCATACACATGACTTTATGTGCTCCCGAATTATTCTTTGACCACAGATTCAGTACCTCCTGTCCGGCCATCCACGTGTAGGAAACCTTGGTATGCCGGACTTCGCGCTGGGACCAGTAATCATCCTTTTCCTCATACCAATTTTCGCCTTGATACAAACTGACATGTATGTCGGTTTTATGGGTAAGACGGAGAATTTTAGCCACCAAATCCACCGGAATGCTTACATCTTCCAATACTTCTCCATCGCCACTCAAAACATAGCCACCGTTGTAACTAATCAGAGGTTGGGGAAAGCGATGCATGTCATGAAGCAAATGGCGCATGGCATTGGGCATACGGGAGCTTGCTAGGATCACGGGGAAATCGGCGGGGAGATCAGCAACCACGGCTTTGAGGCGGGGAGATAGATCTCGTACTGAATTGAGGAGTGTCCCGTCAATATCAGAGCAAAAAGCCTTTATTTTCATCTGTTTATAATTTGATTTCCAATGGTCATATGGAATCTCGCATGGCTTATACTCATACCGGTTGTGTGATTCTTGGGGCATTCTCGATTTCATCAATCGAAGTCAGACCAGTTTATTTCATCGGCAAAATTGGCAAAAACACCAAAGCCAATGACAGCGATGAATAGTATCACGCCGGCGAAGATAATGAGTTTGACGATCAATTCTGCTTTGGCCCAATTTGCCTTTTCAGGATCGGTGTTTTTGTCTGTTGCCCATACGATAAGCATGATGAGCCCGATCAAAGGAAGGCGTTTGACCAGCACTACGATTACCCATTCCCCCAGTGAAGTAGGTGGTTTTTTGTATTCATTTGGCAATTCCATAAACAATAGGTTAAGTTAAAAATCTTTTGTGTCAAACATATACTCCTGCATGGCAACATTCTCAGGATTAGTTGGGTCCGTCTGGATAAACTGTACGGTAATTTGTTGATAATCTTCGGCTTTTTCAAAATCGCGAAGGTAAAGTTCAGCACATTTTCTTGCCAGAACTTCGGGCTGATTTCCTAAAAGTAGAGGATCACCGTTTTCTAGTTTCAGGTAAATCGTAGAGGTAGTGGAGTCGTTCGATGTTGACTTACTGAGGTTTACATTCATCCCCCGAAAATCTCCCAACATACGGATTTCATCAGAAGGCATGAAGCCTTTACCCATCATCGCTTCCATTCCCTTGAAAGCAAATTTCG contains:
- a CDS encoding Cof-type HAD-IIB family hydrolase, encoding MKIKAFCSDIDGTLLNSVRDLSPRLKAVVADLPADFPVILASSRMPNAMRHLLHDMHRFPQPLISYNGGYVLSGDGEVLEDVSIPVDLVAKILRLTHKTDIHVSLYQGENWYEEKDDYWSQREVRHTKVSYTWMAGQEVLNLWSKNNSGAHKVMCMGESQEIAWLFGELHSEHSLDMHLYRSSDTYLEIAPRAISKATGLKKILDHYDFGMESVVAFGDNYNDIDLLQSVGWGVAVDNARMEVKAVANEITLPNKEDGVAAMLEKIRDSKFEINS